TCTTGCTCTTCTAAGCTTCCGATGTAGtaaattttcattaaaaacaacaactcaccaTCCATTTAGGTCTCCCTCAATGCAGACCATCAATTTATCTTCCACTACAACATCATTTGTAACTTCTGAAAAGAGAAGCAGATTTTGCAGATTGAATAAAGATAAGAATTCCTCAATGCATTACATTCAAacactttatttcatttaatatttatCCAGGGACCTGTTAAAGACACCTGTAAATTATTCAGATGGATCTCATAGCAACAAGACTATTTATCTTCATGCTTGAAAAATAAGAGACATCTACTGCTAGTGCTAGAATCACTGTAACATGCACTTTAGGtttaatatatattattacaGGCATATTTAAATTACTTGAAGCATTTTACACAAGCCAAGATCTAAATTAAAAATGTCGCTTTCAGAAATCATAGTAGAAAAGGGACTCACTCTCTCACTGAAGATTGCAAAAGTGGATTCCTGTTATGATAGAAATTAATGCTGTAATTTGGAATTCACACCATTCTTTATTTAGATAATGGTTTGATGTTGATTTATTTAACATCAGTTAAGATTAACCAGTTAAGCTTCTGAACTCCTCATGACTATGCCACATGAGGAGAAGAGGTGGAAATCACCCCAACAGAAGGCTCTCCAGTTTATTCACATCACACTAAATTGGTTtagtgtgtgaatgtggcctttccAGCCTCAGAATGGTTATGGGAATAAGGGCAAGTGGAGTGTCATATATGGCCTGAGGTCCACATTCATGCTtggccaatatatatatatatctactgtATATATCTCCTGTATATATATCTACTGCTGCCAATACTGGCAGGGTCTCATGGGGAtacatcatttttgttttttaaatgtatttttattgcttttatttcttctgcATTACATATCAGTTtgaattacaataaaatacaacataagaaatgaaagcaataaaaatacaaataaaaatcatacagcacctGGCAGAAGACATCACAGTTGGTAAAAAAGGCATAAAAACCATGAGCAGTCCGTCACGACCACCAACATTTTTCAAGTGGcctgcgcggggggggggggagttttgggaCCACGGGTTCAAATCTTTTAAATTCCATGTTTTGAGCTTCGCACGACCCCAACACAAATGTAACAGGTGTAATGATAACCCGTGTACATTGTCACGTGCGACAACAATCCTGCGTATATTTATTTGAACATCTGTGCAGCCTGATTGATGAAAAGCCCAGTGTAGCTCGAAAGTTCgcgctttttctttttctaaagaaaaGAAACCGCATTTTCCTTTTCGCTCTGAGGCTGCCAACCCAACACTCAAAAGAGTGATCCACTCACTGAAGCAAACGAGAAGGCGGAGCTTCTCCTCCTGGGCGCAGAGATGAAGCGAGTCGCCCAGCACCGAACGACAACTGCGGCACTGGTAGAGCACGCAGTCCTCTAGCCTGAGACTCCGGGAACCCGGAACCCGCTCCCCGGGTTTCTCCGGAAGCTTTGGGCTTTGCTGACCATGGCGGCAGCTCTTCGTCCCGGGTTCCGCCCGATCCACCTTGATCACGCCTTCCAGACGGGGCTCCTGGAACAAAAGCTGCAGCTGCCGCCGCACTGCCATGTTACTCCCCGCCAACTTTTCAAACCTAGTCCCCACCCCCTGGGGCGCCTATTCGGGAAGTCCCTCGTGACGCTAGCAGGCATTCCCCCTCCGATTGGGTCCCACTCTTGCTCCTCAAGCTTTCCCAACCAATCGCGTTCTCCACCCAAAGGGCGCTTTTGTTTTACCTAGGCGCGGGTGGAAAGCCAGAGAAGCCTTCGCGCCTTTTCGAAACAAGGAAACGAAACcgtgggtgggttgttgtttttaaaaaatattatttatttatccagaGTTCCTATTGGCTAGGAGCCTCCTTCGAGCACCATCCACTTTCGCTTGCGGCTCGACCAATGAGAGACGGCGCGAGAGGTGATTTCGAAGCCAGCTCGGCGGGGAGGAAAGACGGCGAGTGCTGAGCGGGCTGGTTTGAAGTGCGGCGGTTGGAGCGGTCGGTTGGAGGAGGCGAGCATGGAGGCTCCTTCCGCGCAGCAGCTGGAGGCGCTCAAGTACGGCGAGCTGAGGCGCCTGGCCAAGAGTGCGGGGCTGAAAGCCAACCTCAAGGTGCGGGTGCTGCGCGCAGTGAAGCGGCGTTGGGGCCGCGACCTTGGCTGGCTGGGGAGGGGCGACTGGGTGCGGGGCGAGGCGAAACGTGAGAGGGTGTTTTTAGGAGCGAGAGTCGTTTTCGGTCCTCAGCCACAGGTCGGTCACTGGCTCTCTATTATTTTTGTTATCTGGCTTCATAACAACAGTCAGTTGGGTTTTCTGCCTGGGAGGAAGCTCCGTCTGGCGGGAAATATGGCCGCTGTTCCATATCCAGGTGGATTGCCAGGTGAGCCTCAGAGGAGCTCGCGCGCCCAGGACGTTCGTCCCAGCTAATTAACCTGTCGctagctatagcttagggccccactctcttggggggcccaaaaaaaagtaaaggaaaaaacatttccaaaataaaacctacatacagcaacagtgttttgtgtttgtgtggtccataaattaccatatagcatatattcaacacaaaaaacagcgacaatttgttgttgacaaaggacagctggacatataaagggccccattaccttcagttgcctagggccgcatcaaacctaaatccggccctgcacacactagtggccaaaattgtggaaaccttttggggaaagtgtatttgcaaggtttgatggctcataacaccacttttttttttagcaataccataaaattatgtatcaatggaaagataatttaatgaagaatataATGCAACAAAGTTCAggtatctgtattctatcaataCAATTCTATCAGCTACTGCATATGAACCCAAGCAAGTTGTGTCTTTTCTGGTTATTTGACTATAACTTTTgttagaatacagataattgaacaaactttgttgcattatgttcattaaattatatttccattgATATGTAATTTTATagtattactaaaaaaaaaagtgctatgagccatcaaaccttggaaatacacttttcccaaaaggtttccacaattttggtcaCTAGTAGTTATCGCGGTCACTTGTCTTCGTGAGCCATGTTTGTGTggtgtggggcagtgtgagggaTCTGCCCTTCATCCTGCAGCAATGGGCAGGGAGAGAAGGTCCAAGTACGTCAGAGGTGCTAGTCCATATGAACTGTGCCCGCTCAAGTTGCCTAGTCAAGTTGAAACCGCCGCCctactcaaaacaaaacaaaattatgccGGAGGGCTATCTTTTCTAGATTGCTTTCCTGTGGTGCATTTAACTGCCCGCAAACAAACACTAACTGGCACCAGCTTTGTAGTGGGTGCTTCTAGATGGCTTTATTGTGGGATCAGGGCTTGCCTGCTGCACCCCTTTATATACAAATTGGGGGTTGGCTTTTGCTGTCCAACTCCCCAAGAGACTTCAAGTGCCCTGAGTCCATGGTGGATAGCCCTCATACTTTCTATCAAGTTCTGCCTGCTGGTGTAGACAGCAAGTGGTGGAACAGCAGTGAATGTTATGACTACAAAAACAGAGTGTATGGAAGCTAATGTGCCAAAGATACAGAAAAATCTGGTCTGAATGACTTCTTTGTGATATTAAATATCCCTTCCTAGGAGCACCCAGTATGTTCCTCTTTCTCAAATACAGGGTTCCCCAATTCTGTTAGCTGAACCATAAAGCAGTGAAAGGCTATGTAATCTATTTCGTTACCTAATGTTGTACCAACTTGAAAAGACTGCACATTCTTATTACTCAATATAATATACCGCATTACAAATTCAAAACAAGCTTAAACCTTTTCTCTATCATgacttttgtctatttaatttaaagtgACTTATAATGGTGTATTCTTGATATTTTTATATGAAAAAACCTGGAGAAATGAAACCTTGTGTACAATGATCTCACATTATGCTGTAACTATTTTGTAGGCAGACAAGTTGTTACATTTGTTGAAGCAGCACTTCCTTGTACCAGTAAAGGAAAATGGAAGTATGGTAagcacaaaatatattttgcctATCAATTTCTGTGTTTTTCATTGCCTTTAAAACACCCTGCTCACTTGTTAGTTATGCATATGCTGACACAGAAGTGATTCTCACCTGATTTTTATCACAATTATTCTTGGGGTATAAACTAAGCCATTTTCTGAAATCACCACAAATAAGTGATTGAGTTTCAGCGGGGTGGGAAAATCTCCCCATGTTGCTTCCTCAGTGTTTACAAATAATTTGGATATAAGAATGATGTGGTCCAATTTACTTGGTACAGGTAAACAAAAGAGGCTTATCTACAGATACAGATGAGGTGAACAGCAGTCAAAGTCTTGAAAATGATTCCATGGTGACTAAAAGGCGTAGAAAACAGAAAAATGATGATGCACAGGGAAACCCAGAAGGAAAAACAGAACTTTCAGAGAAAGAGGTGACTTTATGTATCATTCGGTCTTCTTATTGTAAATATTTACCTGCTGCTTTTGGAATTTTTTGTTGGTATTTTATGCTTTTGAAAAGCATTTTATATGAAAAGGCTATAGTGCTTTATGCAACAATCAAAAGGTAACAACATTTACGAGTTGTGTGTACTATGTCCTTCAAAAAGGTATCAAGAAATGTCTGATCCTGAACCCTGTATAAATTAAGTTATGCATAATTTACTTTGTAACATTGTTAGTCATTGGGTGCAAAGAACTAGTCAGGGCACTCTCCAGCTTTTGAAATCCATGCTCTGATCTCCCTATCTTTTGCCTGTATATTTACAAGCATGCATTGAAGCCCTAAGGCTTTCTTTTACTGTTCTACTGTAGCAGAAAAGCAAAATGCTTATTTACAACTCTTTTTTTTTGAACTGCAGATTCTGACAGAGGTGACAGAATATGAAGAGGCTCAGGATGTTGAGTCTAGAAAGACGCTGAAGACCAGCCAAAACAAGTGTCTGTTGAACAGTGGAATTGTAGAAAATTTAGCAGATAACTCGGATAATGAATGTCAACAAAAGGACAGAAAAACCAGAAGAAAAGGAGGTGAAAGTAACTTGCACTTTTAAGTAAAATGCTTGTTTTGTGCTAGTTCAGTACAGTGTGGGGGGCAATCTGTTGTCTATATTTTCACACTCAGTAAAATCTGGGATTCTTGGGagctgaaccatagctgccaagtccggatcgtaaagatccgggatcggcagcgcgcgcacgaccagaagttgcgtgacgcaacttccggtggcgcttcgcccttctatgggcagcagaaaatggcggcgccggaagtcgcttccgcgcatgaccggaaacacgtaaaagcgacttccggcgccaccattttctgatgcccatagaagggcgaagcgccaccggaagtcgcgtcacgcaacttccggtcatgcgcggaagcgacttccggcgccgccattttctggtgcccatagaagggcaaagcggcaccagaaaaatggccgccgggaagaatcgaatttaagggacaatgccgggattttctgccaaacgggagaccgccgggaaacggtgagaaaaaaggggttttcccggcggatacgggatacttggcagctatgagctgaaCAATAGTTTGTAGGCAGTAAGATTCAGGGGCAGCAGTGTGCGGTGTTGCTCTGGCTAGTAGTCTCGTGAAGAGTCTAATGTGAGAGGAGCTTTAATGTACcacttttattttcctctttgtcATCAGCACACTCAAGACTAACAAAATCGCCATTGCACAAAGCCATTAGTAGAAAGCCTTAGCAAACATTGCAATCATATGAAAGATCATCTGATGGAAACTTGAATAGCTAAATTTGTCCTGCTTAACttaagaaatttaaaaatattaagaacagtttaaaatTGTATCACTAGTCTTGCCCAATAATTTTCAAGTTTTCTCCCATATCTGTTTCCATCAGGTAGGAGTCTTGTGGATCCTGTCTCTGAAAAGAAACCTGAGAGAACAAGATTTGTTTCTACCACTCCAAGTAAGTAGCATTAATACAGCTGACCTGCCATAGCAGGATAAAATATTAAcctatttgtacagtggtacctcaggttacagactccgctaacccagaaatagtacctcgggttaagaactttgcttcaggatgagaacagaaatcgtgctccggtgacagcgggaggccccattagctaaagtggtacctcgggttaagaacagtttcaggttaagaacggacctccagaatgaattaagttcttaaccagaggtacaacTATACATGAATCTAAATGTTTAAATGcacaggtgttgtttttttcctttgctttgtcatttgtttggctGTTCAATCACACTAAcgtgcttattttaaaaaaatatgtgggaAAGATTTTTATGGAAGAATTTTGCAGCAAATCTTCAGAGCCACTGATATGGTAACCAGCAACTATCCTCAGCTTGCAGTTGAATTCCCTGTCTTGACGACTGAAAAGTATCTTATATGACACCTTGATGCTTGCTATTTCTGTTTTGCCTTCTGTGTTAACAGTTCAGATGGATCTCACACAATTCCATGTACGTGGGATTTCTTTGTGCAATGGACTTTAACCAGAACAAAACATTTAGAAGGGCATTTGAAGGCTGATATGTAGAGGAGCATGGGGAGACTTGGAAGTAAATTTAAAGCTTCATACTAATGAGtgtacagcaataataataaacttttctttttgatgtACTAATATGTTGATTATATTTCATATGTACCACCTCATTTTCTTGAGTTGCATCTGCTACGTGTGCTTGTGTCTTAAAATAACCATGCTTTCTTACTCTGATATAGCTGTAATAAATGTGCAAATATTTCAAAATTTCCCCATGCTCACAAGTCCATGAAGACACTAATATCTGGTACAAATCCAACTGATTAATACATGCCTCCATGGCATTACATGCAAATAGCCTGTAGTTACTGGCATTTTAGAGAGGGAAATGTGGTAAAACTGTCAGACTCATACGTCTAGAACATTGCTGTGAAAAAGCAAAATTCAAGTTTTGACATCTGAAAACATTTGGAGATTACATTTTTACATACCCAGTTACAGTTCTCTTAAGCTACAGTATGTTGTATACTGTAACAAAAGTTAGAGGCACGAATGATATTCTATGCTGCAAACATAAATGAGAAATCAAACTCTTCGGCATTTGTGGTGGACTTGTTCTTATATTAGTCTGATTTATCAGCAAGAATAACAACAAGGAAGATCTCATGAATCTGATATTTTTACTAACATTCATGAAGCTAAAAAATAGATGTCAAGACCTTGGCCGATAACAGAAGCAGGAATGGTTTGTGCAAGTACTGAAGGAAAGAGACTTTACAACTAAAAATGGGAGAATAAATTTAATAAGGGTACAATCACAGATAATTAACACAGTGCTAAATAACTAGGAGGAAGATAGCTGTCACTTAAAATTTTTTAAATGGCAACTTTATTATAGGAGCAACAAAGCACCTATTTAAAACAAATGTCTGTTCATGTATTTAATCCACTGTAGAACTTAAGCAGTAAATCTTGTTATGCATATTTGTATCCAGTGCTGCACAAGTGGAGTTGAACTCGCACAGTgatatttccccttcctcctcctcctctgtttatCCCCAGAATCTTCTCTGTAGCAGATGTTCTGGGTATGGGGTGGGgctgcatggggaggagaaaaggaagttACTGTGCAAATGGAACAGCAATGTTGGACACAACCTTGTAAAGTTACTAGGTGCAAATAGAATAACAATCTCTGCCTCCTGACTACAGCAGTCTGCTGCATTTCTCTGCTGGGTGCAGATAAGGAAACTGAGTGCTCCATTTCTCTTCTAGCACACTCACCTGCATGATTCTTGTTGATTTATAGGGGGCTGCAAACTAGCAATTACATTGGTATGtgtacttttaaagaaaaatattggtaACAATGTTCTTTTTAATTCTGAAGACTTTAAGAAAATTCACGAGGCTCAGTTCAAGAAAATGCAATCTATTGATCAATACattgaaaggaaaaataaaatgattCGCAACTTCAGCAATTCAGTTAATGAGGTGAAGGTAAGGATTAACTTTCTCCACGCCACCCTATATGCAGAGTATTTAGAATGAAACCTGCATTCACTCATAGTAATTACCAGCAAGGGTGCATGTCATAAATTTAGCCCTCCTTTCTTCCAAACACCATCTCACCAATGACATAGGTCTTTCAGTCCCTGGGTACTGTGAAGTTCTTTCATACAATGTATTCTGACCCACAAAGTAGCTTGGCCCAGTCCTAATTGCCCTGTATTCTCCAtacctttcttttgctttttccaattttctcttgttgttttttgttaggtaaagggacccctgaccattaggtccagtcgtgaccgactctggggttggacgctcatctcacattattggctgagggagccggcgtatagcttccaggtcatgtggccagcatgacaaagccgcttctggcaaaccagagcagcgcacggaaacgccgtttaccttcccgctgtagcggttcctatttatctacttgcattttgacgtgcttttgaactgctaggttggcaggagctgggaccaagcaacgggagctcaccccatcacagggattcgaactgctgaccatctgatcagcaagccctaggctcagtggtttaaccacagcaccacctgggtccctgtttttTGTTAGACCCTCCTTAATCTTCAGGGGGCATACTTGCCAGGGTTGAAACCAACTTGTCCCCATAAGTCTTGTGGAGATTGACCCTTTAAACATTTGTATTTTATAATCACCAGGTATTTCTGCATTATGACTGCTGGACTATTAAAGTATTCTGTGCCCCTACTTCCCTCACCAACCCCATAATCACCTCAGCAGCATCAACACCCTAGAGCTCCTTCCCACCTCATGCAGTGAAAAAGCTCGCTTTTCATATTTCCAAACCCATTCAGGATAGAAGCCACTTCTATTCTGAAACCCTGCTTTGCACCCGTTTTTGCATTCACCCCAACGTCCAtgctgcctcttccctccttttttttaatagaaaaaagtcTACCTCCTTTTTTATGCACCCTCCCTGCACACAGACCCACCTACATTCTTCGAACATTGCAACTACTAATCACTCTTGTCATCTGCCAAATTATGACGCCACCATCCCCTCCTATTCAGCAGCCCCTTTTGTACGCCTACTTTTTGCAGCCCCTTTTCCACCAGTTTTACCATcaccctttaccttccctgctcccctttcctttccttttctcaacTTTCGCTTGCACACAGACCATGCTTCAACAACATTGCATGAAGGTACTATGCAATATTTGAGGGCTCCACATCCATCCTCTATCTTTCTCATATTAGGAAGTTTGATTACACCATGAAGCAAGGGACACTGACAGATTCCCTTTCATTTCCCTCAGTGCTCCTTCCTCCATAGCACTGCAAAtgcccccctttaaatccatccaCTTCCATCTACTCCCCAattcctcctctccagcctctctctcccccgccactACAGCCCTAAAATGGTGTTTCTCTCACAGTTACCTTTCTTTCTATTCCCCTCATTCCTCCAAATGCCACATTTACCCCAACCCAATCCCACCTGccccttcctcttttcttccccacCTCACACACAGAAAgactcccccttccccaccaagTCATTTACAACagtgtcttctccctcttcctcctcctgcccctgctTTAGAAAGTTAGGAATCAGCCCATGAAAACAGCACAGTGGGGGCTAGTGCAAATATAATTTAGATGTGAAAGTTTGCTAGGCATTATAGGCAGTGTGATAAGCTAACAGCTTCAGATAACATTCCAATTGAGACCTGTGTCATCTCTGCTTTTCAGCAGGCAATGACAATGTGGCTCTTTAGcgtagggcatagctgccaagtatcccgtatccgccgggaaaaccccttttttctcaccgtttcccagcggtctcccgtttggcagagaatcccggcattgtcccttaaattcgattcttcctggcggccatttttctggtgccgctttgcccttctatgggcaccagaaaatggcggcgcctgcgccggaagtcgcttccgcgcatgaccggaagttgcgtgacgcgacttccagtggcgcttcgcccttctatgggcatcagaaaatggcggcggcggaagtcgcttttacgtgtttccggtcatgcgcggaagcgacttccggcgctggcgccgccattttctgatgcccatagaagggcgaagcgccaccggaagtcgcgtcacacaacttccggtcgtgcgcgcgctgccgatcccggatctttacgatccggacttggcagctatggcgtagGGCACTAGATACATCCTGGTTTTGGAGTTTGGTTTTGCGTTTATCACTTGGTTTAACTTAGTAAACCACTAAAATATCCTAATGGACTGAAAGTGCACAGAAGTATTGGCAAATTAAACTTCAAAGCAGTCATTTTGAGGCTCATATACTGATTTCAGCAGTTTTTCATCTGGTATAGTAGCTTTCCTAATGCCTCCATAGGGCTCAGACAGACAGCAATAGGCAGGCTGTGCTTACATCAATTTTTATGGGATATCTTGTTCAGAATGTCTGTGGCTCCTATTTTGGCTAAAGCAAGCCATATTTGCTTTTAATTTGGCAATGTGTTCATCTTGGGGAACTTGAATAACAcccatagaaataaaataaaaaaataatccttcagtagcaccttaaagaccaactaagtttttattttggtatgagctttcatgtgcatgcacacttcttcagatacagtgaaatgataCAGTTTATCTTCAAATGTTGGCAGATGCTGTCTCAGAAGACATCTCAGAAACACACTCAAAACAGTAATTCCAAGGTGAGAATAAATTATTGGTTTTCAGCTTACCTTAAAACTTTAATAATCCCTGATTTACTCCAAATCACAGTGCAGATTTTAAAATATGCTAATATCCCTCATATTTGCAGAAGCGTTCCAGTTCCAGAGGGTTTTTATTAAGCCCTTATCCTCAAAGGAATAAGCAGTCTGCTGTGTGTACTCCTGTAAACTTGCAATACTCACCATGCAATTCTTCTGGCACTGCAAACAAAAGCATCTTATCTCAAAAATCAATATTCAGCTCAACCAGCCTCTCTAATACCAAGATGAATGTCAGGTAAAGACACTTTGAGTAGCAACAACTAATAAAATAATGTTAGTATTATGAGATTGTGACATTTATATAATGCTACACAGTTGAAGCATGTGTATATTTAATTACAACAATGGATGAAGGGTGAtaaacacatttaataaataaaaaataaataaacactacaGTACTTTAAAAGATTGCGGGGGGCTAGTAGTTCGGGCTCTGTTGCATGTTTTCAGTGTTTATTTGGAAGAAAATGGATTTAAGGAATAGCTGAAAATGGACTATTAAATACTGAAAATAACTGTTTTGCTCAGATTCTCTACATCTACAAAGGATAACGAGCACAAGCGCTCCCTTACCAAGACGCCATCTAGAAAAACTCCTTTCCTGAAAGTTGATaccccagccagccagaagaGCAATAAGTCAATAACTATGACAAATTTCAAAGGAAGTGCAACAAAACATCCATCAGCAGAAACCTCAACAAACTCTGGTAACTGATGAACTGAATTTGCAAATAAACACAATGGCAATTGTCTATACAGTACTTTTTTCTACAAGGGAGAGGCAATTCTTGCAGTGTAGGCATCTGGTGCAGAATCTGTGGGCTATTGTTGCATAGTCAGGATTTGGTTCTCCTCAGTGTTTTAAGGCACTGAAATAACTACACTGGTGGGGTGGGCTACAAGAAGGGAAAAATTAATTCAGCATGAAAAGCTGGAACAGCATTGCCCTCCAATATGCAGTCCAGTGTGTTATAAGTAAACGTGTCTCTGGAGACTTAAGAGGTCTTTCCTCATTCCTTCCTTGATTTGTCTCTTGAAGTTCCATGTGGTGTCCTGTCTCATCACTCTTCCACTTCACCCCCTGCGACCCATATTTTTGATGGAAATTTTCTTTCCTTCAATAAACACTTGTCTAATTGGAAGGCGTTCATGCTCCTTTGGAATAATGGCAGTTTTATGGTGTAACTATATTTGTAATTTATTTGTTCAGTACATTAGATGACTACGAAAAACTCAAGCCTACTTTTCAGTTTAAGAAAGAGCAACACCATCTCTTTAACCTTTTGCTTTTGCTCTAGGGAGTTCAGTATTAAGTCTAATTACTACTAGAATCCAAATGGAAGTGTAAGGGTAATTGGTTTTTCATCAGATTTACAGCTCAGTCAAGCTTCTATACATAACACTTTCAAGCAGCAAACAGTTTAGCTGGTATCATTTGCTAAGTTTTACCTGCCTGTCACTGGTGTTCATGTGCGGTCTTCTTTTGATAGCTGTTACCCCTTTCAAGTTTGAAGCCACCAGTGCAAAGAAACCAGTATTTGATCTACAAGCAAGTCTGTCAAGACCTCTTGGCTATCAGCCACATAAAGGTATTGAAAATTAGCATGGCAATATAGTTGCAAAATGGTTGTTTTCCTAATATGACACCAACTTTCAGTGCACATAGAGTCATACatttgtagagttgaaagaggccacaggggtcatctagtccaacccctgcaatgcaggaatcttttgccaaacatgGGCCTTGAACCTacatccctgagattaagagccttgtgttctaccgactgagctgtctTCCCATTTATCATACCACTTGGATTGATGAATTTTATGTACTGTACATCATTTAGAAATCTTATTGAATTTGTCTTTTCTAAATCATATTGAAACGAGTTCATTCTTGGTCTATGAAGACCACGACACAGACCTTTAGACAAAAAAGAAAGCACTACCACTCCTAGGGTTTTTTGCCTGTTGCCTACAGAGGTAGGGAAAGTGCATTTCTGTCTAATTCTGTTAACTGCAAATGATAGCAAGTGAAATAACCCAACTTACAGCTTTTCATGAATTCCTATAACAATTATGCTTTACTGTATTAGTACAGTTCACTAGTTTCTCACAGAAGACATACAGTAGTTGTGTGAGTAAAACCCACTACTGGTAGGCTTGAAAAAAGTTACCTGATCTAATCATTCTTTGATCATAAAATTTCATGTGATCAAGCTTAAGTAGGTCAGCACTGATTTGTAAATGAATTTTGCCTTTCCAGAGTAATAATACACTGCAAGTAGTAAATGCTAACGTGCAGACTGAAATGTACTTATCTTCAAGTTCACTCAAACAATTTGTGCTATATACAAAGGCTAAATCTTGGCATATTTTCCTTCTATGTAAATATAGGAAAACTGAAACCTTGGGGCAAATCAAAGGAGAACCTCCAGACTCCATgttcacacaaaaaaagaaattataaaCAGCCACTTCTTCAGACCAGGCAA
The nucleotide sequence above comes from Zootoca vivipara chromosome 1, rZooViv1.1, whole genome shotgun sequence. Encoded proteins:
- the NUSAP1 gene encoding nucleolar and spindle-associated protein 1, whose product is MEAPSAQQLEALKYGELRRLAKSAGLKANLKADKLLHLLKQHFLVPVKENGSMVNKRGLSTDTDEVNSSQSLENDSMVTKRRRKQKNDDAQGNPEGKTELSEKEILTEVTEYEEAQDVESRKTLKTSQNKCLLNSGIVENLADNSDNECQQKDRKTRRKGGRSLVDPVSEKKPERTRFVSTTPNFKKIHEAQFKKMQSIDQYIERKNKMIRNFSNSVNEVKMLSQKTSQKHTQNSNSKKRSSSRGFLLSPYPQRNKQSAVCTPVNLQYSPCNSSGTANKSILSQKSIFSSTSLSNTKMNVRFSTSTKDNEHKRSLTKTPSRKTPFLKVDTPASQKSNKSITMTNFKGSATKHPSAETSTNSAVTPFKFEATSAKKPVFDLQASLSRPLGYQPHKGKLKPWGKSKENLQTPCSHKKRNYKQPLLQTREERRERHVQGRQQRKDEVLRSRRGLTVV